CTTCTGATGTATGCCTTTTAacacttcaataaataaatccagAAACAATGAgagcaaatgaaaaagaagacttGCCTCTAAACTCTGGACTCTGAAAGTCCAGAGCGTCCAGAGGGTTGGTGTTGACCATCTTCGGACCTGACTTCTGCCGGTTCCGAACATTCTCTGCTGTTTCACTCTTATACGTGTCCACTGAAAAGTACAATAAaacaagtgaatgaatgaataacaaaaactaaaatataTTACCCAAATTagctcaagaaaaaaataaataaataaaaaatccaaAAAGATTActtgacaaaaaaagagagagaatcataccaTTGTCACCGTATTCAAAGCGCACCGCCAGTCCAAGCAGCCAATCTAGGACAGCCGCACGCTCATTGGGATTGATAGGACAATTGAGACTGCCCAAATAACGGCGATACCCTGTGGCCcagtctttctcctccacagCCTTCAAGGCTCCTCGGTCTTCAATCTTGTAGTGACGGATCTTCTGGTCCTCAAGCCACACCACAAGGTCTCGAAAACTCTTTTCATCTGAGAAAAGTGTTTTGATGAAAGTACTGTAACATACTGTTATTAATGATCAATAATGTAACaagtatataaataagtaaattaagtgATGTCTTCCTTGCAGTAATTTTGTAAGTGACAGCCTATATTTATTGGAGATGAATTAAAGTTCCTCTATAATTAAACTCAAGGTAGTGATATTACATTGGTGGCACAATAATCATATTGGTGTTCAGGtaaccaataaaaaaatatatatatataccctgcTGTTACTGCAGCTGTCACACTGGTAAGGCCATGTAACAACTGCCTGATTAACAAGTGagattgggttagattaggttcagTTAAGTTAGAGTCTGCAGGAGTCTTAAGAAGCGATTTTCAGATCAGAAAAGCCCCCACATCAAGAGTACATTAGTGTCCTTGATGTGGCCATGAGTCTACTGGAAATATGTATTCTGTGATAATGAGGTGAATACCTGGAACAGTCCCTCAGGTACAAAAGTAAATGTCAATGCAGTCATTTCTAAAATAAATGGGAAGCTCTGTGGTAACATTATTCTCTGAAACTGCAAACCTGTCACCTGCAGCCAAACTCGTGCCGGCAGCACCACAGCTCAATACCCCATTACTCGCCCACGCCCACATTCACACCAGCATGTTCAGCACAATGCCGTCACATTCCAGCCTATGGCGCCACCAGAGTGCCATGCTGATCCAACAACCGGTAGTGTAGCGGCATCACCCTGCAAGCGGTGCCAAGAGTGATCCACTGTTACCATTCATTCTTTACATTACCGTTCACGTGGAAGTTGTCTGGGTTCATGTAGTCCAGAGCCGTTAGCTTCCTTCTGAACATTATTGCAGCGATGTCCGGACACACTTGACACGGAACACTTGCAGGCTTCACCAACTTGTCCTCCTGGCACTGGCAGGGTAACACCAAAGCCTCTGCTGACACGCCGcccagctgtctgtctgtctgtgtctgctgTCGCTCGGCCGCGCCGTCACCTCTCCAACGGGTCTTTTCAGCCTGTACAGTGAGTGCATACGAAAGATTCTAtagtatatatttatgtatcttcCTTGGTGCACACTTGTATCTTCACTAAATTTATGTGTACCTTGCAATGGTACTTTTGTA
The window above is part of the Portunus trituberculatus isolate SZX2019 chromosome 31, ASM1759143v1, whole genome shotgun sequence genome. Proteins encoded here:
- the LOC123511513 gene encoding RNA transcription, translation and transport factor protein-like; translation: MTPTTLHAEKTRWRGDGAAERQQTQTDRQLGGVSAEALVLPCQCQEDKLVKPASVPCQVCPDIAAIMFRRKLTALDYMNPDNFHVNDEKSFRDLVVWLEDQKIRHYKIEDRGALKAVEEKDWATGYRRYLGSLNCPINPNERAAVLDWLLGLAVRFEYGDNVDTYKSETAENVRNRQKSGPKMVNTNPLDALDFQSPEFRDGVNRLASQLGVTQHPDHLVTLKAISKLITSRLSAEAMQNPGEVIHQGKAYPIFEADLGFETGDPVLNNAGKALRLMYIHDLRNLQTHINESIVAVQTITANPKTDTKLGKVGR